A stretch of the Pelmatolapia mariae isolate MD_Pm_ZW linkage group LG23, Pm_UMD_F_2, whole genome shotgun sequence genome encodes the following:
- the LOC134620544 gene encoding heat shock 70 kDa protein 12A-like: MWTLNQLKKETGPVSTTELPIIAIDFGTSYSGYAFSLTPRGAQNEPCLRRWGKELGMDTPKTPTCILFNEHKKFLKFGYEAKTAFINLRGEEAKKNYFFENFKVVHYDKKFSRNVIKAANGKSMKASKVFTEALRYLSNDAMETIKAKSADNEFTESDLTWVLTVPAFWDSSAEQFMRKAATQVGIITEGTQHNLIIALEPEAASVWCKKLPAASFITQNHDGGSLDQSPGTQFIVVDCGGGTVDITVHEVLDEGALKDLDKASGNDLGGQTVDRKFKEFLREIFSDHVWDEYEANSPSEVQILMYKFVYFKQVDDDIHMSCPYNLGTLAESRQEIEKFFESVEGASWECGAIRISKERLRSFFAESLKGITDSLKEILKKHLNIKYILLVGGYAESLILRQHVIDQFGDQCKVFCPFSPQEVILKGAVEFGRNQAVVASRKSAFTYGVSVCEKFDLSKHRADKKFIAHGEEFCSNIFMTLVEEGENVGWNEVRKLIFNPISAGQTGMEIKFCRTKIKDPLYTDEDGVKEIGLLKFRMPSKGGVNHAVKLEIRFGSSEMKVTGTGLVSDLKLLVKMDFMTKT, translated from the exons ATGTGGACTTTAAACCAGTTGAAGAAAGAAA CTGGACCAGTTTCTACGACTGAGTTACCTATCATAGCTATAGACTTTGGCACTTCATACAGTGGATATGCCTTCAGTTTGACACCAAGAGGAGCACAAAATGAGCCCTGTTTAAGACGGTGGGGTAAAGAGCTCGGAATGGACACTCCAAAGACTCCAACCTGCATTCTGTTCAATGAACACAAAAAATTTCTGAAGTTTGgttatgaagcaaaaacagCTTTTATTAACTTGCGAGGagaagaagcaaagaaaaactACTTCTTTGAAAACTTCAAGGTGGTGCACTATGACAAG AAATTCAGCAGAAATGTGATTAAAGCTGCAAATGGGAAGTCAATGAAGGCATCGAAGGTGTTTACAGAAGCTCTAAGATACCTGAGTAATGACGCAATGGAAACTATTAAGGCCAAAAGCGCAGACAATGAGTTTACAGAATCTGACTTGACCTGGGTGCTGACTGTACCTGCCTTTTGGGATTCCTCAGCAGAGCAGTTCATGAGAAAAGCTGCAACTCAG GTAGGAATTATTACAGAAGGAACTCAGCACAACCTGATCATCGCACTGGAACCAGAAGCAGCCTCAGTCTGGTGTAAGAAGCTGCCAGCTGCCAGCTTCATCACACAGAACCATGATGGAGGATCGCTGGATCAGTCTCCAGGAACACAGTTCATAGTGGTGGACTGTGGAG GTGGAACCGTTGACATCACTGTTCATGAAGTCTTGGATGAGGGGGCCCTGAAGGATCTGGACAAGGCTTCAGGAAATGATTTGGGGGGACAAACTGTGGACAGGAAATTCAAAGAGTTCCTCAGAGAAATCTTCAGTGATCATGTCTGGGATGAATATGAAGCAAATTCTCCCAGTGAGGTTCAGATACTGATGTATAAatttgtttatttcaaacagGTAGATGATGATATTCACATGTCCTGTCCATATAACCTGGGAACACTGGCTGAGAGTAGGCAGGAAATAGAAAAGTTCTTTGAATCAGTGGAAGGTGCTTCCTGGGAGTGTGGAGCAATCAGAATCTCTAAAGAGAGACTGAGGTCTTTCTTTGCAGAGAGTCTGAAGGGCATCACTGACAGTCTCAAAGAAATCCTGAAAAAACATCTAAACATCAAGTACATTCTGTTAGTGGGGGGCTACGCTGAAAGCCTGATTCTACGTCAACATGTTATTGATCAGTTTGGTGATCAGTGTAAAGTTTTTTGTCCTTTTAGCCCCCAGGAGGTGATCCTGAAGGGAGCTGTGGAGTTTGGAAGAAATCAAGCAGTGGTGGCATCTCGAAAATCTGCCTTTACATACGGGGTTTCTGTTTGTGAGAAGTTTGACCTATCCAAACACAGGGCAGACAAGAAGTTCATAGCACATGGGGAGGAGTTTTGCAGCAATATTTTCATGACACTGGTGGAAGAAGGTGAAAATGTGGGTTGGAATGAAGTCAGAAAGCTAATCTTCAATCCAATTAGTGCAGGTCAGACAGGCATGGAGATCAAATTTTGTcgcacaaaaataaaagatccATTGTATACAGATGAGGATGGAGTAAAGGAAATTGGTTTACTCAAGTTCAGAATGCCCTCTAAAGGTGGCGTAAATCATGCAGTCAAACTGGAAATCAGGTTTGGCTCCTCAGAAATGAAAGTGACAGGCACAGGCTTGGTGTCTGATTTAAAACTACTTGTAAAGATGGACTTCATGACCAAAACATGA